The Arachis duranensis cultivar V14167 chromosome 2, aradu.V14167.gnm2.J7QH, whole genome shotgun sequence genome has a window encoding:
- the LOC107475422 gene encoding RNA-binding NOB1-like protein isoform X1: protein MFGRFQKTRAKGKRKRKQEKEKGKKEKKSNKLKPNHVQTPSVQSVFYTMCFLLNFFVLLVHCYFLVEGREFGNDFAFWHSLSLSYQNQEVKDEDEGRINMEDQPPPAAAAASSSSSCWSSVLKNQATAKPPQQESIQNGRGLVESSKSAHGVSVAVVDANAVIDGGEKLHSLADKFVSVPEVMEEIRDPVSRHKLSFLPFTIDTMEPTPEAINNVVKFARATGDLQTLSDVDLKLIALTYTLEAQIHGTQNLRESPPPVQMVNVPRLPEKDMPGWGSNVPNMEEWEALEHQAEDKSNSNSRILPLRDLNLNVVSQEGHLEDGSAEHKSKTSSYIQQHLELGSSKPKKKEINIEGKIMVAAGIDASQGQVDGDEGDWMPAVSRSTHRRFLRRKARRELYDTSSNQDQQQDLEENADDVTEDAGASSQHIHQNNDENHIGSGVSTNDQIMEENESNETLPALMKQKMLEGSPEVLDHEQNLGFSKPGETDTFNGESNHLDHASQTSEATDLSYADDDSSEQNWMVRPLSESSVACVTGDFAMQNVLLQMGLRLLAPGGSQIHQLHRWILMCHACCTVTADIGRIFCPKCGNGGTLRKVAVTVGENGIVMAARRPRVTLRGTKFSLPLPKGGRDAVTKNLILREDQLPQWVLYPKTKKASKKDDDIFASGSVFTHHTDKRAPFHPPIRKALAVFSGRRNPNDNHYSGSRHK, encoded by the exons atGTTTGGTAGATTTCAAAAGACTAGGgcgaaaggaaaaagaaaaaggaaacaagaaaaagagaaagggaagaaagagaaaaagagcaACAAGCTAAAGCCAAATCATGTTCAAACACCTTCTGTTCAATCTGTGTTCTATACTATGTGTTTTCTATTGAATTTTTTCGTTCTACTTgttcattgttattttttagttgAAGGGAGAGAGTTTGGCAATGATTTTGCTTTTTGGCATTCTCTGTCTCTCTCTTATCAAAATCAAGAGGTTAAAGATGAGGATGAAGG gAGGATCAACATGGAGGATCAACCTCcaccagcagcagcagcagcatcatcatcatcatcatgctgGAGCAGCGTGCTGAAGAATCAGGCAACTGCGAAGCCACCTCAGCAAGAATCCATTCAAAATGGTCGAGGCTTAGTCGAGAGCAGCAAATCTGCCCACGGCGTTTCTGTGGCCGTTGTTGATGCCAACGCCGTCATTGATGGCGGGGAGAAGCTTCACAGCCTTGCCGACAAGTTCGTGTCCGTCCCTGAAGTCATGGAAGAAATCCGTGACCCTGTTTCACGCCACAAACTTTCTTTCCTTCCCTTCACTATCGATACCATGGAGCCCACTCCTGAAGCTATCAACAATG TTGTCAAGTTTGCTAGGGCTACTGGTGACCTGCAAACTCTTTCAGATGTTGATCTCAAACTCATAGCTTTGACTTACACTTTGGAGGCTCAAATCCATGGGACACAAAATCTCAGGGAAAGTCCACCTCCTGTTCAAATGGTGAATGTTCCGAGGTTGCCTGAGAAGGACATGCCAGGGTGGGGTTCTAATGTGCCTAATATGGAGGAGTGGGAAGCATTGGAGCATCAAGCTGAGGACAAGTCGAATTCCAATTCAAGGATCCTTCCTTTGAGGGATTTAAACCTGAATGTTGTTTCTCAAGAAGGTCATTTAGAAGATGGTTCAGCGGAACATAAAAGCAAAACTTCCTCATATATTCAACAGCATCTTGAGTTAGGATCAAGTAAGCCTAAGAAAAAGGAGATAAATATTGAAGGGAAGATCATGGTGGCTGCTGGAATTGATGCATCCCAAGGACAAGTTGATGGTGACGAGGGTGATTGGATGCCTGCTGTCAGCCGAAGTACTCATAGGAGATTTCTACGAAGGAAAGCTAGACGTGAGTTGTATGACACATCCAGTAATCAAGATCAGCAGCAAGATTTGGAAGAAAATGCCGATGATGTTACTGAAGATGCTGGAGCTTCGTCTCAGcacattcatcaaaataatGACGAAAACCATATTGGAAGTGGTGTTTCTACGAATGATCAGATAATGGAAGAGAATGAAAGTAATGAAACGCTCCCTGCCCTTATGAAGCAAAAGATGCTAGAAGGTTCACCTGAAGTTCTTGATCATGAACAAAACCTAGGTTTCTCTAAACCTGGTGAGACAGATACATTCAACGGCGAATCAAACCACTTGGATCATGCAAGCCAGACTAGTGAAGCTACTGATTTGTCATATGCAGATGATGATAGTAGTGAACAAAATTGGATGGTTCGACCATTATCTGAATCAAGTGTAGCCTGTGTAACAGGTGACTTTGCAATGCAAAATGTTCTTCTCCAGATGGGTTTGCGGTTGCTGGCGCCTGGAGGTTCACAGATACACCAACTGCACAG ATGGATACTCATGTGTCATGCCTGCTGCACTGTTACTGCTGATATTGGGAGGATTTTCTGTCCAAAATGTGGAAATGGTGGTACCCTACGTAAGGTAGCTGTTACTGTTGGTGAAAATGGTATAGTGATGGCAGCCCGTCGACCTCGAGTAACATTACGTGGTACAAAG TTTTCACTGCCTCTACCCAAGGGCGGCAGGGATGCAGTCACAAAGAACCTGATTCTCCGCGAAGATCAGCTTCCTCAATGGGTACTTTATCCTAAAACAAAGAAGGCTAGCAAGAAG GATGATGACATTTTCGCATCAGGCAGTGTCTTCACCCACCACACAGATAAGCGTGCTCCTTTCCATCCTCCCATAAGGAAAGCATTAGCAGTTTTTAGTGGCAGGAGAAATCCCAATGACAATCACTACTCCGGTTCTAGACACAAGTAG
- the LOC107475422 gene encoding RNA-binding NOB1-like protein isoform X2, translating to MFGRFQKTRAKGKRKRKQEKEKGKKEKKSNKLKPNHVQTPSVQSVFYTMCFLLNFFVLLVHCYFLVEGREFGNDFAFWHSLSLSYQNQEVKDEDEGRINMEDQPPPAAAAASSSSSCWSSVLKNQATAKPPQQESIQNGRGLVESSKSAHGVSVAVVDANAVIDGGEKLHSLADKFVSVPEVMEEIRDPVSRHKLSFLPFTIDTMEPTPEAINNVVKFARATGDLQTLSDVDLKLIALTYTLEAQIHGTQNLRESPPPVQMVNVPRLPEKDMPGWGSNVPNMEEWEALEHQAEDKSNSNSRILPLRDLNLNVVSQEGHLEDGSAEHKSKTSSYIQQHLELGSSKPKKKEINIEGKIMVAAGIDASQGQVDGDEGDWMPAVSRSTHRRFLRRKARRELYDTSSNQDQQQDLEENADDVTEDAGASSQHIHQNNDENHIGSGVSTNDQIMEENESNETLPALMKQKMLEGSPEVLDHEQNLGFSKPDDDSSEQNWMVRPLSESSVACVTGDFAMQNVLLQMGLRLLAPGGSQIHQLHRWILMCHACCTVTADIGRIFCPKCGNGGTLRKVAVTVGENGIVMAARRPRVTLRGTKFSLPLPKGGRDAVTKNLILREDQLPQWVLYPKTKKASKKDDDIFASGSVFTHHTDKRAPFHPPIRKALAVFSGRRNPNDNHYSGSRHK from the exons atGTTTGGTAGATTTCAAAAGACTAGGgcgaaaggaaaaagaaaaaggaaacaagaaaaagagaaagggaagaaagagaaaaagagcaACAAGCTAAAGCCAAATCATGTTCAAACACCTTCTGTTCAATCTGTGTTCTATACTATGTGTTTTCTATTGAATTTTTTCGTTCTACTTgttcattgttattttttagttgAAGGGAGAGAGTTTGGCAATGATTTTGCTTTTTGGCATTCTCTGTCTCTCTCTTATCAAAATCAAGAGGTTAAAGATGAGGATGAAGG gAGGATCAACATGGAGGATCAACCTCcaccagcagcagcagcagcatcatcatcatcatcatgctgGAGCAGCGTGCTGAAGAATCAGGCAACTGCGAAGCCACCTCAGCAAGAATCCATTCAAAATGGTCGAGGCTTAGTCGAGAGCAGCAAATCTGCCCACGGCGTTTCTGTGGCCGTTGTTGATGCCAACGCCGTCATTGATGGCGGGGAGAAGCTTCACAGCCTTGCCGACAAGTTCGTGTCCGTCCCTGAAGTCATGGAAGAAATCCGTGACCCTGTTTCACGCCACAAACTTTCTTTCCTTCCCTTCACTATCGATACCATGGAGCCCACTCCTGAAGCTATCAACAATG TTGTCAAGTTTGCTAGGGCTACTGGTGACCTGCAAACTCTTTCAGATGTTGATCTCAAACTCATAGCTTTGACTTACACTTTGGAGGCTCAAATCCATGGGACACAAAATCTCAGGGAAAGTCCACCTCCTGTTCAAATGGTGAATGTTCCGAGGTTGCCTGAGAAGGACATGCCAGGGTGGGGTTCTAATGTGCCTAATATGGAGGAGTGGGAAGCATTGGAGCATCAAGCTGAGGACAAGTCGAATTCCAATTCAAGGATCCTTCCTTTGAGGGATTTAAACCTGAATGTTGTTTCTCAAGAAGGTCATTTAGAAGATGGTTCAGCGGAACATAAAAGCAAAACTTCCTCATATATTCAACAGCATCTTGAGTTAGGATCAAGTAAGCCTAAGAAAAAGGAGATAAATATTGAAGGGAAGATCATGGTGGCTGCTGGAATTGATGCATCCCAAGGACAAGTTGATGGTGACGAGGGTGATTGGATGCCTGCTGTCAGCCGAAGTACTCATAGGAGATTTCTACGAAGGAAAGCTAGACGTGAGTTGTATGACACATCCAGTAATCAAGATCAGCAGCAAGATTTGGAAGAAAATGCCGATGATGTTACTGAAGATGCTGGAGCTTCGTCTCAGcacattcatcaaaataatGACGAAAACCATATTGGAAGTGGTGTTTCTACGAATGATCAGATAATGGAAGAGAATGAAAGTAATGAAACGCTCCCTGCCCTTATGAAGCAAAAGATGCTAGAAGGTTCACCTGAAGTTCTTGATCATGAACAAAACCTAGGTTTCTCTAAACCTG ATGATGATAGTAGTGAACAAAATTGGATGGTTCGACCATTATCTGAATCAAGTGTAGCCTGTGTAACAGGTGACTTTGCAATGCAAAATGTTCTTCTCCAGATGGGTTTGCGGTTGCTGGCGCCTGGAGGTTCACAGATACACCAACTGCACAG ATGGATACTCATGTGTCATGCCTGCTGCACTGTTACTGCTGATATTGGGAGGATTTTCTGTCCAAAATGTGGAAATGGTGGTACCCTACGTAAGGTAGCTGTTACTGTTGGTGAAAATGGTATAGTGATGGCAGCCCGTCGACCTCGAGTAACATTACGTGGTACAAAG TTTTCACTGCCTCTACCCAAGGGCGGCAGGGATGCAGTCACAAAGAACCTGATTCTCCGCGAAGATCAGCTTCCTCAATGGGTACTTTATCCTAAAACAAAGAAGGCTAGCAAGAAG GATGATGACATTTTCGCATCAGGCAGTGTCTTCACCCACCACACAGATAAGCGTGCTCCTTTCCATCCTCCCATAAGGAAAGCATTAGCAGTTTTTAGTGGCAGGAGAAATCCCAATGACAATCACTACTCCGGTTCTAGACACAAGTAG
- the LOC107475422 gene encoding RNA-binding NOB1-like protein isoform X3 — protein MRINMEDQPPPAAAAASSSSSCWSSVLKNQATAKPPQQESIQNGRGLVESSKSAHGVSVAVVDANAVIDGGEKLHSLADKFVSVPEVMEEIRDPVSRHKLSFLPFTIDTMEPTPEAINNVVKFARATGDLQTLSDVDLKLIALTYTLEAQIHGTQNLRESPPPVQMVNVPRLPEKDMPGWGSNVPNMEEWEALEHQAEDKSNSNSRILPLRDLNLNVVSQEGHLEDGSAEHKSKTSSYIQQHLELGSSKPKKKEINIEGKIMVAAGIDASQGQVDGDEGDWMPAVSRSTHRRFLRRKARRELYDTSSNQDQQQDLEENADDVTEDAGASSQHIHQNNDENHIGSGVSTNDQIMEENESNETLPALMKQKMLEGSPEVLDHEQNLGFSKPGETDTFNGESNHLDHASQTSEATDLSYADDDSSEQNWMVRPLSESSVACVTGDFAMQNVLLQMGLRLLAPGGSQIHQLHRWILMCHACCTVTADIGRIFCPKCGNGGTLRKVAVTVGENGIVMAARRPRVTLRGTKFSLPLPKGGRDAVTKNLILREDQLPQWVLYPKTKKASKKDDDIFASGSVFTHHTDKRAPFHPPIRKALAVFSGRRNPNDNHYSGSRHK, from the exons AT gAGGATCAACATGGAGGATCAACCTCcaccagcagcagcagcagcatcatcatcatcatcatgctgGAGCAGCGTGCTGAAGAATCAGGCAACTGCGAAGCCACCTCAGCAAGAATCCATTCAAAATGGTCGAGGCTTAGTCGAGAGCAGCAAATCTGCCCACGGCGTTTCTGTGGCCGTTGTTGATGCCAACGCCGTCATTGATGGCGGGGAGAAGCTTCACAGCCTTGCCGACAAGTTCGTGTCCGTCCCTGAAGTCATGGAAGAAATCCGTGACCCTGTTTCACGCCACAAACTTTCTTTCCTTCCCTTCACTATCGATACCATGGAGCCCACTCCTGAAGCTATCAACAATG TTGTCAAGTTTGCTAGGGCTACTGGTGACCTGCAAACTCTTTCAGATGTTGATCTCAAACTCATAGCTTTGACTTACACTTTGGAGGCTCAAATCCATGGGACACAAAATCTCAGGGAAAGTCCACCTCCTGTTCAAATGGTGAATGTTCCGAGGTTGCCTGAGAAGGACATGCCAGGGTGGGGTTCTAATGTGCCTAATATGGAGGAGTGGGAAGCATTGGAGCATCAAGCTGAGGACAAGTCGAATTCCAATTCAAGGATCCTTCCTTTGAGGGATTTAAACCTGAATGTTGTTTCTCAAGAAGGTCATTTAGAAGATGGTTCAGCGGAACATAAAAGCAAAACTTCCTCATATATTCAACAGCATCTTGAGTTAGGATCAAGTAAGCCTAAGAAAAAGGAGATAAATATTGAAGGGAAGATCATGGTGGCTGCTGGAATTGATGCATCCCAAGGACAAGTTGATGGTGACGAGGGTGATTGGATGCCTGCTGTCAGCCGAAGTACTCATAGGAGATTTCTACGAAGGAAAGCTAGACGTGAGTTGTATGACACATCCAGTAATCAAGATCAGCAGCAAGATTTGGAAGAAAATGCCGATGATGTTACTGAAGATGCTGGAGCTTCGTCTCAGcacattcatcaaaataatGACGAAAACCATATTGGAAGTGGTGTTTCTACGAATGATCAGATAATGGAAGAGAATGAAAGTAATGAAACGCTCCCTGCCCTTATGAAGCAAAAGATGCTAGAAGGTTCACCTGAAGTTCTTGATCATGAACAAAACCTAGGTTTCTCTAAACCTGGTGAGACAGATACATTCAACGGCGAATCAAACCACTTGGATCATGCAAGCCAGACTAGTGAAGCTACTGATTTGTCATATGCAGATGATGATAGTAGTGAACAAAATTGGATGGTTCGACCATTATCTGAATCAAGTGTAGCCTGTGTAACAGGTGACTTTGCAATGCAAAATGTTCTTCTCCAGATGGGTTTGCGGTTGCTGGCGCCTGGAGGTTCACAGATACACCAACTGCACAG ATGGATACTCATGTGTCATGCCTGCTGCACTGTTACTGCTGATATTGGGAGGATTTTCTGTCCAAAATGTGGAAATGGTGGTACCCTACGTAAGGTAGCTGTTACTGTTGGTGAAAATGGTATAGTGATGGCAGCCCGTCGACCTCGAGTAACATTACGTGGTACAAAG TTTTCACTGCCTCTACCCAAGGGCGGCAGGGATGCAGTCACAAAGAACCTGATTCTCCGCGAAGATCAGCTTCCTCAATGGGTACTTTATCCTAAAACAAAGAAGGCTAGCAAGAAG GATGATGACATTTTCGCATCAGGCAGTGTCTTCACCCACCACACAGATAAGCGTGCTCCTTTCCATCCTCCCATAAGGAAAGCATTAGCAGTTTTTAGTGGCAGGAGAAATCCCAATGACAATCACTACTCCGGTTCTAGACACAAGTAG
- the LOC107475422 gene encoding RNA-binding NOB1-like protein isoform X4 produces the protein MEDQPPPAAAAASSSSSCWSSVLKNQATAKPPQQESIQNGRGLVESSKSAHGVSVAVVDANAVIDGGEKLHSLADKFVSVPEVMEEIRDPVSRHKLSFLPFTIDTMEPTPEAINNVVKFARATGDLQTLSDVDLKLIALTYTLEAQIHGTQNLRESPPPVQMVNVPRLPEKDMPGWGSNVPNMEEWEALEHQAEDKSNSNSRILPLRDLNLNVVSQEGHLEDGSAEHKSKTSSYIQQHLELGSSKPKKKEINIEGKIMVAAGIDASQGQVDGDEGDWMPAVSRSTHRRFLRRKARRELYDTSSNQDQQQDLEENADDVTEDAGASSQHIHQNNDENHIGSGVSTNDQIMEENESNETLPALMKQKMLEGSPEVLDHEQNLGFSKPGETDTFNGESNHLDHASQTSEATDLSYADDDSSEQNWMVRPLSESSVACVTGDFAMQNVLLQMGLRLLAPGGSQIHQLHRWILMCHACCTVTADIGRIFCPKCGNGGTLRKVAVTVGENGIVMAARRPRVTLRGTKFSLPLPKGGRDAVTKNLILREDQLPQWVLYPKTKKASKKDDDIFASGSVFTHHTDKRAPFHPPIRKALAVFSGRRNPNDNHYSGSRHK, from the exons ATGGAGGATCAACCTCcaccagcagcagcagcagcatcatcatcatcatcatgctgGAGCAGCGTGCTGAAGAATCAGGCAACTGCGAAGCCACCTCAGCAAGAATCCATTCAAAATGGTCGAGGCTTAGTCGAGAGCAGCAAATCTGCCCACGGCGTTTCTGTGGCCGTTGTTGATGCCAACGCCGTCATTGATGGCGGGGAGAAGCTTCACAGCCTTGCCGACAAGTTCGTGTCCGTCCCTGAAGTCATGGAAGAAATCCGTGACCCTGTTTCACGCCACAAACTTTCTTTCCTTCCCTTCACTATCGATACCATGGAGCCCACTCCTGAAGCTATCAACAATG TTGTCAAGTTTGCTAGGGCTACTGGTGACCTGCAAACTCTTTCAGATGTTGATCTCAAACTCATAGCTTTGACTTACACTTTGGAGGCTCAAATCCATGGGACACAAAATCTCAGGGAAAGTCCACCTCCTGTTCAAATGGTGAATGTTCCGAGGTTGCCTGAGAAGGACATGCCAGGGTGGGGTTCTAATGTGCCTAATATGGAGGAGTGGGAAGCATTGGAGCATCAAGCTGAGGACAAGTCGAATTCCAATTCAAGGATCCTTCCTTTGAGGGATTTAAACCTGAATGTTGTTTCTCAAGAAGGTCATTTAGAAGATGGTTCAGCGGAACATAAAAGCAAAACTTCCTCATATATTCAACAGCATCTTGAGTTAGGATCAAGTAAGCCTAAGAAAAAGGAGATAAATATTGAAGGGAAGATCATGGTGGCTGCTGGAATTGATGCATCCCAAGGACAAGTTGATGGTGACGAGGGTGATTGGATGCCTGCTGTCAGCCGAAGTACTCATAGGAGATTTCTACGAAGGAAAGCTAGACGTGAGTTGTATGACACATCCAGTAATCAAGATCAGCAGCAAGATTTGGAAGAAAATGCCGATGATGTTACTGAAGATGCTGGAGCTTCGTCTCAGcacattcatcaaaataatGACGAAAACCATATTGGAAGTGGTGTTTCTACGAATGATCAGATAATGGAAGAGAATGAAAGTAATGAAACGCTCCCTGCCCTTATGAAGCAAAAGATGCTAGAAGGTTCACCTGAAGTTCTTGATCATGAACAAAACCTAGGTTTCTCTAAACCTGGTGAGACAGATACATTCAACGGCGAATCAAACCACTTGGATCATGCAAGCCAGACTAGTGAAGCTACTGATTTGTCATATGCAGATGATGATAGTAGTGAACAAAATTGGATGGTTCGACCATTATCTGAATCAAGTGTAGCCTGTGTAACAGGTGACTTTGCAATGCAAAATGTTCTTCTCCAGATGGGTTTGCGGTTGCTGGCGCCTGGAGGTTCACAGATACACCAACTGCACAG ATGGATACTCATGTGTCATGCCTGCTGCACTGTTACTGCTGATATTGGGAGGATTTTCTGTCCAAAATGTGGAAATGGTGGTACCCTACGTAAGGTAGCTGTTACTGTTGGTGAAAATGGTATAGTGATGGCAGCCCGTCGACCTCGAGTAACATTACGTGGTACAAAG TTTTCACTGCCTCTACCCAAGGGCGGCAGGGATGCAGTCACAAAGAACCTGATTCTCCGCGAAGATCAGCTTCCTCAATGGGTACTTTATCCTAAAACAAAGAAGGCTAGCAAGAAG GATGATGACATTTTCGCATCAGGCAGTGTCTTCACCCACCACACAGATAAGCGTGCTCCTTTCCATCCTCCCATAAGGAAAGCATTAGCAGTTTTTAGTGGCAGGAGAAATCCCAATGACAATCACTACTCCGGTTCTAGACACAAGTAG
- the LOC107475423 gene encoding U3 small nucleolar RNA-associated protein 18 homolog, translated as MSLISQNARTKAKKTQREEDIKEPLNYEEVEDGKDSDDEALQAKKRKREQSEMQQVREMKKLESFLFGSLYSPVEFGKEDNEAEIGDKKSSDLFFTDCSANNVLSIYEEDADISEESDDDRAAVQRKPVWVDDEEEKATINIANVNRLRKLRKEEDEDLISGSEYVSRLRAQHVKLNPGTDWAQIDSRSKIDRSSDDESDEENEAALNQGNKDVDDILRTNEDLVVKSSSKLLPGHVEYSKLVDANIQDPSNGPINSVQFHRNAQLLLATGLDRKLRFFQIDGKRNTKIQSIFLEDCPIRKAAFLPDGSQVILSGRRKFFYSFDLVKAKVDKVGPLVGREEKSLENFEVSPDSKLVAFVGNEGYIFLVSTKTKQLVSTLKMNGTVRSLAFAEDGQQLLSGGGDGQVYHWDLRTMTCMHKGVDEGCINSTALSTSPGGKLFAAGSDSGIVNIYNREEFLGGKRKPIKTIENLTTKVDFMKFNHDSQILAICSGMKKSSLKLIHIPSYSVFSNWPPPNASLSYPRCLDFSPGGGFMAVGNSAGKVLLYKLHHYQHA; from the coding sequence ATGAGTCTGATATCTCAAAATGCTCGCACTAAAGCTAAGAAGACCCAAAGGGAGGAGGACATCAAAGAACCTCTCAATTATGAAGAGGTTGAGGATGGGAAAGATTCTGATGATGAAGCTCTGCAGGCAAAGAAGAGGAAGCGAGAACAGTCAGAAATGCAACAAGTGAGAGAAATGAAAAAGCTGGAAAGCTTTTTGTTTGGCTCTCTGTATTCCCCTGTTGAATTTGGAAAGGAGGATAATGAAGCAGAAATTGGGGATAAAAAGAGCTCGGATTTGTTTTTTACTGACTGTTCTGCAAATAATGTGCTTTCTATTTATGAGGAAGATGCTGACATTTCAGAGGAAAGTGATGATGATAGGGCTGCCGTGCAGAGAAAACCTGTGTGGgtggatgatgaagaagaaaaggccaCTATTAACATAGCAAATGTTAACAGGTTAAGGAAGTtaaggaaggaagaggatgaggaTTTGATTTCTGGTTCAGAGTATGTGTCAAGATTGAGGGCTCAGCATGTAAAGCTGAACCCAGGAACTGATTGGGCACAGATTGATTCGAGGTCCAAAATAGATAGATCTTCTGATGATGAGTCAGATGAAGAAAATGAAGCTGCATTGAACCAAGGTAACAAGGATGTGGATGATATTCTGAGAACAAATGAAGACCTGGTTGTGAAGAGTAGCTCGAAACTACTGCCTGGACATGTTGAATACTCAAAGCTAGTTGATGCTAATATACAGGATCCATCTAATGGCCCAATAAATTCTGTTCAGTTCCATAGAAATGCTCAGCTCCTTCTTGCTACAGGATTGGACAGAAAGCTTAGATTTTTTCAAATTGATGGCAAACGTAACACCAAGATTCAAAGCATCTTCCTTGAAGATTGCCCCATTCGGAAAGCTGCTTTCTTGCCAGATGGATCTCAGGTTATCTTATCGGGAAGACGAAAGTTTTTCTATAGTTTTGATTTGGTTAAGGCTAAGGTTGATAAAGTAGGTCCTTTAGTTGGTAGGGAAGAGAAAAGTTTGGAAAATTTCGAGGTCTCGCCTGATTCTAAATTAGTAGCTTTTGTGGGTAATGAGGGTTACATTTTTTTAGTTTCGACAAAAACAAAGCAATTGGTTAGTACTTTAAAGATGAATGGAACAGTTCGATCCTTAGCTTTTGCAGAAGATGGACAGCAGTTGTTGAGCGGTGGCGGTGATGGCCAGGTTTACCACTGGGATCTGAGAACAATGACTTGCATGCATAAAGGCGTAGATGAAGGCTGCATAAACAGCACAGCTCTTAGTACTTCTCCAGGTGGAAAACTTTTCGCAGCTGGTTCAGACAGCGGAATTGTGAATATTTACAATAGAGAGGAATTCCTCGGGGGCAAGAGGAAGCCTATCAAGACCATTGAGAATTTGACCACTAAAGTAGATTTTATGAAATTCAATCACGACTCTCAAATATTAGCAATCTGTTCAGGCATGAAAAAGAGCAGTTTGAAATTGATACATATCCCGTCATATTCTGTGTTTTCCAACTGGCCGCCGCCGAATGCAAGCCTGAGTTACCCCCGCTGTCTTGATTTTAGTCCAGGTGGTGGTTTCATGGCTGTAGGAAACTCTGCAGGAAAGGTGTTATTGTACAAGTTGCACCATTACCagcatgcataa